Below is a window of Shewanella khirikhana DNA.
CGGCAACACTGTTGACAGGATTTTTCAACCTGGCAACCCAGGCCCCTGGTGTTCCCCAGTATGCATCGGACATAACGGCCGCTGGCAATAACCTTATCAGCGCTTCTCCTTCCTTGGCGCACGCTTCACCACAAGGTGTAGCTGGGGACTGGAAAGGCGTATCGCCAATCAGCACATCACCCGAGCCCGCCGATACCGAGCCACCGCAGCCAATGGCATCGCCGACTCTGGCGGCGGGCTTGCCATTGATGGAAACCGTCGACGATCCGGCTGAGATGCTACGACCATGCACACCGTGAGGCATGTTGGGACAAGGGCAAGCATGCAACAGCACTGCGTCACCTTTTCGTGCAGCGGGCTTACCATTGATACTGACATCGCCGCTGCCGGCGATAATGGGCGTTGCAGGAAAGCAGCCGTGTCCAGCACAGCTATCACCCAATCTTGCAGCCTTGGGCATAGTGTCTCCTTAACGCCTGTCCGCTGCGGTTGGCGCCGTCGGGCTGGCTGGCGCTTCGGGATCCACCGGTTTCGGTTCTGTCGCCTTACCCGGCGAGCCGCCTTCATTAATTTTGACCTTACTGCCGCTGATGGTCACACCACCGCTGTCGAGCTTAATAAAGCCTCCGGGCCCTTTAATCGTCAATTGATCGCCAGCGTCAAGGACTATGGTTTTCGCTTTGAGCCCCGTCTCATTCCCGACTTTAATCAACCAATCAGCACCAATGCTGGTGTGATCTGACGCTGCGATTTTGGTCTGACGGCCACCGTCAATGCGGGAGATCATGCCGCCTGCGATATACCTCTGCACAGCACCACCAATTTTTTGCAACAGGTTACGTCCCAGAGTTTCGTGCCTGTCTTGCCCTATGCGTGTCAATTCATCTTTGCCAATTTCACAGTGACGGCTCGCTTTTATCTTTGCCACACTGTCATTACCGACACTTAAATGTTCATCGACACCAATTTCCGTACGACGAACGTGATTTACCACTCTGTCCATGTCTTTTTGGGCATGGAGATAGATCTGCTCCCGACTGGCCTCATCTTCAAAGCGCAGTTCATTGAATCCCTCCCCTTTATGGGTTTGAGTTTTCAGGGTCGTACGCGTCTTATGGTTGGGCAAAATATAAGGTGGTGTATTCACCACATGATAAGTGCGACCGGTAATGATGGGCTGGTCCGGGTCCCCTTCTAAAAAGGACACTATCACCTCATGGCCGATACGCGGTATGGCGAGAAAACCGTACTCGGCACCCGCCCACCCCTGGCTGACACGTACCCAGCAGCTGCTGTTTTCATTTGCCAGCCCGTATCTGTCCCAGGGAAATTGCACCTTTACCCGGCCGTGCTCATCACAAAAAATCTCTTCCCCGTTTGGCCCAACGACCGTAGCAATTTGCGGCCCGCCGACCATTGGCCTCGCCGGTATATTAGCCTGCCAAGGCAAATTAGCCTCCAAGGCACTGAATTGATTGTGAAAGTTGGTTGGAGCTTCGGTATTTGCTTCTTCAGCTGCCGCGCCCTGCTCGCCACTGTGACGAACAGACAACAGCAGCCAGTCGCGATTGAAGCTGCGCTCAGGGTGATCTTGCAGCCCATACTTGAACCCGGCTGCCAGCTGGGGAATATCACTTTCACCCCGCGCCACCTCAGCCTCAGCACGCCTGGCGTGTAAGCGACTTTGGCTAATGAGTTTGCCCTGAGTATCGTCTTTGTAGCGACCAGGGTAATCATAATGCTCGTACAAGGTATCAGAGCCCGTTTGCTGGTGCTCTAAACGCTTACCAACCTGTTGCTGCAAAAAACTGTAGGCGGGTTTTTTAAAACTGTAATCCTTCAGCGCGACACTGCCCGATGCCAACTGCTTCTTGTAGGCAAAGCGGCGCACGAAAGGCTGCTCACTTTTGCCTCCGGCCAGTGCGTTATAAGGCAATACCAGCCCCGAAGCAGTTAAGCGAGAAGTCGCATCACAAAAGACTATGCTGTGGTTGTCGTCCCCCTGAGTTATCAGCCAAAATACGCCGGACTCAGCAGTCAGACGCTGGATAAACTCAAAGTCTGACTCTCGATATTGAACACAATACTCTCTTTGCTCTGTTTCGTGGCGGGTATCCCAATTGAAGGCATAATCGGCAATCCCCATCTCTGCTAGCAGTGTTTCCAGAATTTGTTTCAGGCTTTGTTGCTGGAAAATTCGACTGTTATGACGCAGTTTCAATCTGGCCATATTGCTGTTCATCACCAGACGATATTGGCTGTGATGATGTCCGCTATCGCGCCGCTCAAACGCGGTCACAACGCCGTGGAAGCGCCGGATAGCTTTGCCATCGCGCCAAACGCTGAGCACGCCGCTTCTGTCAACAATGGCCTCCGGGGTCAGGGAGGGGTCACGGCTAAGCAACTCAAGCTCGCCGTGCATATCCGATGATAACCCTTCATCTACTGTAAAATATAAGGGACTGAAGACTTCTTCAGCCAATCCTTCTGCCTTGAAATGAAATCTCAGACCTGACCCAAGATGGTACATATGCCTATCCTTATTGCTGACTGCCACTCACAATGGCCATGGC
It encodes the following:
- a CDS encoding type VI secretion system Vgr family protein, whose amino-acid sequence is MYHLGSGLRFHFKAEGLAEEVFSPLYFTVDEGLSSDMHGELELLSRDPSLTPEAIVDRSGVLSVWRDGKAIRRFHGVVTAFERRDSGHHHSQYRLVMNSNMARLKLRHNSRIFQQQSLKQILETLLAEMGIADYAFNWDTRHETEQREYCVQYRESDFEFIQRLTAESGVFWLITQGDDNHSIVFCDATSRLTASGLVLPYNALAGGKSEQPFVRRFAYKKQLASGSVALKDYSFKKPAYSFLQQQVGKRLEHQQTGSDTLYEHYDYPGRYKDDTQGKLISQSRLHARRAEAEVARGESDIPQLAAGFKYGLQDHPERSFNRDWLLLSVRHSGEQGAAAEEANTEAPTNFHNQFSALEANLPWQANIPARPMVGGPQIATVVGPNGEEIFCDEHGRVKVQFPWDRYGLANENSSCWVRVSQGWAGAEYGFLAIPRIGHEVIVSFLEGDPDQPIITGRTYHVVNTPPYILPNHKTRTTLKTQTHKGEGFNELRFEDEASREQIYLHAQKDMDRVVNHVRRTEIGVDEHLSVGNDSVAKIKASRHCEIGKDELTRIGQDRHETLGRNLLQKIGGAVQRYIAGGMISRIDGGRQTKIAASDHTSIGADWLIKVGNETGLKAKTIVLDAGDQLTIKGPGGFIKLDSGGVTISGSKVKINEGGSPGKATEPKPVDPEAPASPTAPTAADRR